One window of Apteryx mantelli isolate bAptMan1 chromosome 8, bAptMan1.hap1, whole genome shotgun sequence genomic DNA carries:
- the LPAR3 gene encoding lysophosphatidic acid receptor 3, whose amino-acid sequence MNECYYDRRMDFFYNKTNTDTVDEWTGPKLIVVLCFGTFFCLFIFVSNSLVIAAVIKNKRFHFPFYYLLANLAAADFFAGIAYVFLMFNTGPVSKTLTVNRWFLRQGLLDTSLTASLVNLLVIAVERHMSIMRMKIHSNLTKKRVTFLIISIWAIAIFMGAVPTLGWNCLCDITACSSLAPIYSRSYLVFWSVLNLVVFFIMVVVYIRIYMYVQRKTNVLSSHTSGSISRRRTPVKLMKTVMTLLGAFVICWTPGLVVLLLDGLNCTHCGIQHVKRWFLLLALLNSVMNPIIYSYKDDEMWGTMRRMICCSSDDKSQDRRSSRIPSTVLCRSTDTTGQYIEDGIIQGTICGKGDLGDKGNS is encoded by the exons ATGAACGAATGCTACTATGATAGACGCATGGACTTTTTCTATAACAAGACAAACACTGACACggtagatgagtggacagggccAAAGCTTATTGTTGTTCTGTGTTTTGGGACGTTTTTCTGCCTCTTCATTTTTGTTTCGAATTCATTGGTCATAGCAGCTGTGATCAAAAACAAGaggtttcattttcctttttactatcTCCTGGCCAATTTAGCTGCTGCAGACTTTTTTGCTGGAATTGCCTATGTCTTCTTGATGTTCAACACTGGCCCAGTGTCTAAGACATTAACTGTTAACCGCTGGTTTTTGCGTCAGGGTCTTCTGGATACCAGCCTAACAGCTTCTCTGGTGAATCTCCTCGTCATAGCTGTTGAGCGGCACATGTCAATAATGCGGATGAAGATCCACAGTAATCTCACGAAGAAGAGAGTCACCTTTTTAATTATATCAATTTGGGCCATTGCTATTTTTATGGGTGCTGTTCCTACCCTGGGTTGGAACTGCCTCTGTGACATTACAGCCTGCTCATCCCTGGCCCCTATTTACAGCAGAAGTTACTTGGTGTTCTGGAGTGTCTTAAACCTTGTAGTTTTCTTCATTATGGTGGTGGTTTACATAAGAATCTACATGTACGTCCagaggaaaacaaatgttttgtcTTCACACACTAGTGGATCCATTAGTCGCAGGAGGACCCCAGTGAAGCTTATGAAGACCGTCATGACTCTCTTAG gtgcCTTTGTCATCTGCTGGACTCCTGGCCTGGTCGTTTTACTCCTTGATGGTCTGAATTGCACCCACTGTGGGATTCAGCATGTTAAAAGGTGGTTTCTTCTTCTGGCCTTGTTGAACTCTGTCATGAATCCAATAATTTATTCATACAAAGATGATGAGATGTGGGGCACCATGAGAAGGATGATTTGCTGCTCTTCTGACGATAAGAGTCAGGACAGACGCTCGTCACGGATTCCCTCGACCGTGCTCTGCAGGAGCACGGATACCACGGGGCAGTACATTGAAGACGGCATTATTCAAGGGACTATCTGTGGAAAAGGAGATCTTGGTGACAAAGGAAACTCCTGA